The following is a genomic window from Fundulus heteroclitus isolate FHET01 chromosome 16, MU-UCD_Fhet_4.1, whole genome shotgun sequence.
GGCTGGACAAAAACAGGTGAGGTGAGCAGTTGTgagcagaaaccaacagaacaaaccgacaggggaggactgaatgcagggaacttaaatagggaggctaacaggtgtgctgagtagtggctgattagtgactgacaggtgtagatgattactgagcaTGGAATCAGGAGCTGTACGGAAGGTGGAGAGTGccatgaaatgtccatggtgcagcaggcaaggctgcaccatgacaagcacagactcagacactttccaccttccatacagctccagtctccgGTTCATTAATcctccacacctgtcagctactaattAGCCagtattcagcacacctgtcagcctcactatttaagctcactgcattctgtcattactcgtcggttcgttctgttttcctgtttacctttgtttctgctgctcacctcatccagtctcgtCCAGTCCGAAGTTCCTCCATTCTCCGTCAGCCTGCTgtagcctggttccaagtctctaTTCTGtcgtgcttctggttctgctgcctccgtgcCCTGGCTCCGTcccgcttgccagttcctgccttcaccatcctcctgcttcagctcatcacagactcttggttccttcctccactatccacaaacttcaataaactgttaaactatactctgctgtggttgtgttcgggttcagtctacaaaatatgacatatacacattcatttcctacagaaaatctggcttatttatttatttaaaattatcatattttgtagagcaggtaaaaaaaatgccattatacatattttggtttaaaaatttGGTTTAGAAATACTTGTattattttttggccctcgagttcctttgacttgaaaAATTTGGCCCATGAACAGAAAAGTTTGGGCACCCCTGACTTTAAGACTATAAGACCAACCTTCTTATTATATCAAATCCTCTTACTTTATTAAATAATCAACTTTCTATTGTCTCCACTGACAAATATCTTGGAACCAGGTCGCACTTGACATCCTCTATTTCGAATACTTATCTATGCTCCATAACATCAACAGGCATTTCTTATTGTTTGCCTATTTGGTCACTTACCACAAATGAAACCTTGAAACCAATAGTAAGGCTCTAAAACAGCGCCAATAGATTTCACAGTAATAACTTTTGAAAACTATACAACGGTTTTAAATTGTACTTTCAGATCCTTCAAAGCTCCCATTGTGTTGAAAATgtgtagaaaaataaaagcttttatgGACAGAAATCCTTCAGCTACGTTTTGGATCGTCGTCCCAAAACAAAAAGACTAACCTCTGTACTCACGTCTCACTGCAACCACTGCTGAATGGCTGCTGGGTGATCATTATTCTCTACAGTggagaggttttttttatgtctgtagTTTGCATTGGTGTGATgttaaaatgaatgttttattcTACGTTCTGCAGAACAAGAACCTGCTGTAAAACAGCAATTATGCTTTTAATCCTTTTCTGGGACGGACTCTTTATAATAAGATGGACGGATATTCCTGAGAGGGCGATGCTCTTATCAGCTGGTCCTTCCTTTGGTGGCCATGAAAGGACCAGAGGAGCCTGGCtgctggaggggggggggggggggcgtgtcCAGACACAtggctttaaaaacaatcatttagGAGAACTCCATCATTCTGCTGCTGACTTCCACAGAACCTGGATCAGACGGCAGAAACTCCACAGGTCCTCCGCAGGTGAGAACAGAACTCGTTTTCACTGAAGCTGCTCTAGAGATGAAGAGGATGGTACCGATGTTCTGACTGCTAGGTTAACTTTTATTAACAACCTGCTCTGTGTTCAGCTCTCCtctcctgatttttttttaaaacatcagaTGAACAAGTGAGAAAAATGGATCATTTTAGCAAAATATCTGATTCCAGTACAGCTGTGTAGAAACTTTTCAGACTGCCAGGAGAACTTTTATTAACAACATTCTATTAAGAAACTGCTTTATTTTGTTCATGAtcattttcaacttttattgCTCCCTGGATATTTTTATAATCATTATCTGGGAGGATGACAATATTAAGATTGTCTTCAAACAACTGACTTTCATAAAACATAAATGAGCATCCAGTAAATATACTTTTAGGTGTTTTACTGCGCTGTAAAACTTTTAGGAAGTATCGGCTCTCTTGAGTAAAACTTCTGGCTACTCATAGTGACTGCATGGTATTTTATCCAGACACCTGCAGTTTATGTGAGACGTCATGCTTATACaccagctttgttgttttaatgttatttttatgttatctattatgttattttaatgttatttcctcTCTGCTGAACTCATTGAGTCGTTTGGAGATCGATTCAATATACAgcaaacagtagatattgtcattaaaagtatgtttaacCACTCTAACACACATATATTATATACTACCACCAGATGAATGGATGCAGGAGCTCCAATGATGTCCGTGTATCTGCATTAACGGCTCTAAATATTGGTTTCATACGTTTaagttgaaataatatttttaggAAGGTTCAAAGTAGTAGCGAAGTTCTGGAGTagtgaactgagaaagcttcctggatgagAAACATCTGCAGCTTCAGAATAAagtccatttgttttattttctaaccttttgtggattgatcatgacctgatgactgagaatGTACACCAACATTTTTAGGAAAGTGTTTTTTCTGCCTAGACTTGTTATTTAGTAATTATGTGattttttgtagattttattttaatctttaaaatattagaatttgtataccattttatgtttttgtctgtcGGATTATAcaatttttaaacatcaaatcagatgttatgaATAGTTATGCAGTACTTCAGTCACCTTCATACtgatttttttagttaatttttacttgagtaactttttgttTGCCTACTTTTTGCTTTTACTCGAGTACAAACACGGTGAAGTAGTTTTACTCCTACCTGAGGACAGTTTTTGGCTGTTTAAACTATCTGTGATAAATGTGAATAATGGAAAACTGCAGCTTGTGCATTCATCCATTCAGGAGACGTTACAACTGTGATCCATCTGAATGTTGCTGTGCTTGTCCCCAGTCATGAAGTCCTCTGgcctggtgctgctgctgctgtcttccTTCCTGATCTGCAGCCTGAGCGTCCCTCATGCGTCCAACCAGCAGGACAACCGCGCTCTGCAGAAGAGAGGCATCACAGCGAAGAAAGTAAAGACAGCAGCAGAATACTTTCTGAAGATAGTAACTGCTCTGAAACCTTTCATTGCTCTCATACCAGAAGctggaaaatatttaagtgcTATCATAGATGTTGCAAACAATGTTGCTGGTAAATCTCTAGCAAATTTGAAGGCAGAATTTGACAATCTGAACTTAAAGATAGATGAAAACCAGAAGCAACTGGAATGGAACATTTGGAGTAGTGGTCAGTACGGGGATCTGGAGAAGAAAATAAGTGTAGCATGGAATAAAATGCAGGATCTGTTGAATAATTGTCCTGAACCGTGCGCCATAAGTCTGAGAAAAGATGGAAAAGATAAAGTTATTGaaaatttcttcaaaaaggCAGAGAAGTACGTGGGGGATCTGCACTTTTTCATTGTTGGTAAAGGTGGATACAATCCTGACTATGCAAAGCTACTAAAAGACCATGTCAGATGTCATGAAAAGAGCATCAGAATATACTCTGCCATTAATGCAGCGCTCGTGTATAAGGCCATCACCATGACGCATTTCTATAACCGCTTTAATAACATTGCAACAGATAAAGATAATCTAGCTAAGAAAGCATATGAAATATCTGCAGCTATGTTCCAGATCCAAAAGAACTGCATTTCAGAACCTGATGCATTTGTTGCATTAGATGTTCAAGACCGCATCAAACCACCAGTGAAGCGTACAGATCTGGCACAGGAAATCAGGAAGTATCTGGATTACACTTATGACCGCTACGACTGGATGGTTGTTGCTTATTATCCAAATCCTCATATTTTCAAGAaatggatggagaaaaaaattctGACAGGATTTACTTTAGCACAAGTGGGAAACATTGGTGTAGCTGTAGCTAAACAAGCTAAAGGAACCCATAAGAAAACAAATCAGGTGATAACTGCCTTTAAGGGGTGTTTTGATGAAACTGTAAAATGTGATAAAGTGGAAACTAAGTTAGAGAACTGTGCTAAAGATGTGGATGGGATTAAGGTGAAGGAGATGTATTCAGCCATCAATGCTTACGTCCGTAAAAGCCATGACAgtgttaaaacagaagaagaagaagcaccTACAGAAGACATGCTGGATCctagagaagaaaataaaatcccgTACATTTACACAGGGAGATGCCGCTCATTAAAGGGCCTTGACATCGGAAGCTTCAGGGTTCTGATTAAAAGTGACGAAGAGTGGATGAAGGTTGATCCCTGTAAAAATGTGGACTGTGGTGGTGATGGAAGAGGGAAATGTGTCCCGGTGCAGAGCGCCCGCATCGGACTGTGTGAGTGTCAGGAGGGCTACTATGGAGAGAAATGTGAGGAGACCATGGAGGACTACAAGAAAAGCTTATCTGGTGTAGAAGCTGCCAAATCATCAAGCAGCATGGGCTAAGATAAACGAACCCGTCTGATATCCTCAGAAGAGTCCATTTTTCATCTAAAACAATCCAACCAAAACGTTTTTTAGTCTAAATCTGGTCAAAACCTTCAGATCCAACATTCCTGGTGCAGAAAAACCTCTCCTGAATATTTTGAAGAGAAGATCCGGCGGTCCTGTGACTTTAAATTCATGTTTGCAAATCTGTACCTTCCCAGGGTAAAACTCAGACGGGTCCGTTTACATGATGGGTTCTGGTGTTTCTAACTTTCCTCCCAAAGCTTTAAAGTGAGACTGCAGAATAACTGAGAAACTGTCtaataaaacaacacacacGGTAATTATTAACAGAGGGGAACTTTCTCCCTCAGAGCTCATTAATACGGTTGTaaaaaccacagcagcaatccCCTGAGTCCATGTCTGAGCAGAGGATTCAGAATCTGTTTCGCGTTTTGTCAGAAACCTGTAAAACTGGAAGGTTTTTGTGGATCTTCTCATGTTTGAGCTGTTCTGCTGAGAACTTCCTGTTAGCaaccaaatgtttttcctgCTGAGAGCTTCTGTCCATCTGTGACCAGGAAACCTAATAAAGTCTTGCCACCATGCCTTAACTTGTCTGTTTTTACTGGAATCGGATCAGAGGTGTGTTTGGTTCTCCGTTCTGACTGAGGGTTCTGTTCATGAGCTGATGTGGGTCCTGGGTGAACCTGCTGCAGTTTTACTGACGTATTGTCGGTATCTGAAGCTTTCATCCATAGGCCAATCAGCAGGAATAACTCAACCCTCTCAGGTAAAGCCACAGTCTGAGTCCAGAGACGCTTCCTGGGAAAATTAAAACTGATTAATCATGAATCTCATGATGTTCTGTTAACTTAATGGGTAAATCAGCTGTGGCACACAGGATGGTGGATGGACCCACACACAAATTAATGAGATAATTTGACTAAATAAATTCCTCTTATGTGTAGAAATAGATGTGTGCTGCATTGTGGGAGTCTTTCCTCAGCCGATGAGTTAAAGTGTAGCCTGAGGATACCGGCTGGCACGGGGCTGATTCTTTGTCTCCAAAGCACGTTAGCAGAGCTGCCGTTGAAGTTTCACAGGTTTATGACTTAGTTAGTGCTGCATACTTTTGACATTACTAATCAGTAACTTAAGCTGCCTTAAAGAGACACCGCacaatttcagtttttctaGGAGGCAGGAAGGAAGCTGGTCTCAGATCTGTATAAATCCTCCTCAGCACCAAATGGGCTGcagagataataataataataataataataataataataataataataataataataataataataataataataatttagttaACCTAAAAGACGAAAAATGGATCGCTGCCGCTGTTGGATCTCCCAACAGCGGCAGAGCTGCTGATGTCAGTTTTTCTGAGTGACATAATCTCTTTTGAGCCAATAGCGACActgattaaaattaaatgcagtACATTTGTTAAACCTGAGGAGGGCGCCACATGGACAGTTTTAGATACAAAGCTGGATTTCAACAATCGTAAAAGAATTTGTGAAAACGGGACATGAAGACTACACTATCAGGCATCATGTTAACAGttaaaagtaggaaaaaaagttaatttgggagatgagttacactttaatttgttttatagcTAATTGACCTCATTCAAATTTCCTCCAATCTCTGAAGTGttataaaaatctaaactgaACTGTTAGATTATTACATCATTTATTGGTTTCAGTTTCAAAAACTAGAGGTCGTAAgtcaacatttattttggtattttttttttggtagttaaaaaggaaaagttgtGTTTACTACATAAATGTGAGAATACTAATAATGAAACAATAACAGACAGACTGCCAGCTGATTGGCTGTTGACTTCTGAGGATCAGGCAGGATTCTGACATGgtcattttcattaaaatgactaaatgtattaataattattGTAACCAAACTAAACCTATCTTTGcacaacatattttaaaataaaccaacagTTTACAGGAAAGTGCTCTAAAGGCTGTGGGaattttttattcaattcaattcaattcaatttatttatatagcgccaaatcatgaaacatgtcatctcaaggcactttacaaagtcaagttcaatcatattatacagattgggtcagattatacagattggtcaaaaatgtcctatataaggaaaccagttgattgcatcaaagtcccgac
Proteins encoded in this region:
- the LOC118566350 gene encoding uncharacterized protein LOC118566350, encoding MKSSGLVLLLLSSFLICSLSVPHASNQQDNRALQKRGITAKKVKTAAEYFLKIVTALKPFIALIPEAGKYLSAIIDVANNVAGKSLANLKAEFDNLNLKIDENQKQLEWNIWSSGQYGDLEKKISVAWNKMQDLLNNCPEPCAISLRKDGKDKVIENFFKKAEKYVGDLHFFIVGKGGYNPDYAKLLKDHVRCHEKSIRIYSAINAALVYKAITMTHFYNRFNNIATDKDNLAKKAYEISAAMFQIQKNCISEPDAFVALDVQDRIKPPVKRTDLAQEIRKYLDYTYDRYDWMVVAYYPNPHIFKKWMEKKILTGFTLAQVGNIGVAVAKQAKGTHKKTNQVITAFKGCFDETVKCDKVETKLENCAKDVDGIKVKEMYSAINAYVRKSHDSVKTEEEEAPTEDMLDPREENKIPYIYTGRCRSLKGLDIGSFRVLIKSDEEWMKVDPCKNVDCGGDGRGKCVPVQSARIGLCECQEGYYGEKCEETMEDYKKSLSGVEAAKSSSSMG